One segment of Drosophila mauritiana strain mau12 chromosome 3R, ASM438214v1, whole genome shotgun sequence DNA contains the following:
- the LOC117145651 gene encoding uncharacterized protein LOC117145651: MIGRLSFWNKDNGSNEVDCLACRLVSGFGLLGIGAFLLAQSKKRRSKPLENFTMKGLAAAVGVLGVARLADAKFLKATAVEPKEQENTGTDHQFFSRR; this comes from the exons atgatcGGTAGACTTTCTTTTTGGAACAAGGACAACGGTTCCAACGAGGTGGACTGCTTGGCCTGCCGTCTGGTCAGTGGCTTTGGACTCCTGGGAATCGGTGCCTTCCTATTGGCACAGTCGAAAAAGAGGCGATCGAAACCTCTGGAGAATTTCACTATGAAAGGCTTAGCTGCAG CCGTTGGAGTTCTGGGCGTGGCCCGCCTGGCAGACGCGAAATTCCTGAAGGCAACCGCCGTGGAGCCAAAGGAACAGGAAAATACTGGCACTGATCATCAGTTCTTTTCTAGACGTTAA
- the LOC117145650 gene encoding RNA transcription, translation and transport factor protein has protein sequence MLSLKTKLEVLGHPGFTEVVISDRKEFANTVLWLEDQKIRLYSIEDRCKLRNVDNPEIWKEGYKKYCADLNMPPLETRQEQLSWILSYAVRLDFLDDPDQFASINSKQVPPQSNGKQTQQKVQAIFEGNINTQEKAFVDAVRLLASKLNVPHHPNHLLQLEAIARVVHERLSPAAKDRKPVLGKPFPFDKGNDVVSSNDPALDLPMRILRLLQIQSLRELQTHINETIVAVQNITANPKTDTKLGKVGF, from the exons ATGCTGTCGCTCAAAACGAAACTCGAGGTACTGGGTCATCCCGGTTTCACCGAAGTGGTGATAAGCG ATCGCAAGGAATTCGCCAACACAGTCCTATGGTTGGAGGACCAGAAGATCCGGCTTTACTCCATAGAGGATCGCTGTAAGCTGCGCAATGTCGACAACCCTGAGATCTGGAAGGAGGGCTACAAGAAGTACTGTGCCGATCTTAACATGCCGCCCCTGGAGACCCGCCAGGAGCAGCTGTCCTGGATTCTCAGCTATGCCGTGCGCCTGGACTTCCTCGATGATCCTGACCAGTTTGCCTCGATTAACAGCAAACAGGTGCCACCCCAAAGCAATGGCAAGCAGACCCAACAGAAGGTCCAGGCTATTTTCGAAGGAAATATTAATA CTCAGGAAAAAGCGTTCGTGGATGCAGTCCGTCTGCTGGCCAGCAAACTGAATGTGCCCCACCACCCGAACCATCTGTTGCAGCTGGAGGCTATCGCTCGCGTGGTACACGAACGCCTCTCGCCCGCCGCCAAGGATCGCAAGCCGGTATTGGGCAAACCCTTCCCTTTCGACAAGGGAAACGACGTCGTCTCGTCCAACGACCCGGCCCTGGACCTGCCCATGCGCATCCTACGTCTTCTCCAGATCCAGAGCCTACGCGAGCTGCAGACACACATCAATGAGACCATTGTGGCGGTGCAGAACATCACGGCCAATCCAAAGACTGATACCAAGCTGGGGAAAGTGGGATTCTAG
- the LOC117145648 gene encoding nudC domain-containing protein 3, giving the protein MEFQRNDAMLMEILQDRKTITGFLDSIFGFLRRNTDFYHTKRDESDKIGFPKGVRDQILYGAMQRYDPDCLLQSLTAEGGADYGETAPPAVEEVVLESEDVPQDEEMKPIERQPPQKGIEQSKFSPSDYKNGDVFESHCWSQTLKEVEVQALLPKDHQTAKKLHISIQAQHIKVSSKHSPETVILNGNLSQRIKHNEAVWTIDQNRLIISCDKAKELWWERLFEGDPEIDAKKIECERYINDLPEETQATIEKLRVQQLAADKQQNEIQTSSPDPAITLDRLKAAWDAEGSPFKGQPFDPSIVRMT; this is encoded by the exons atggaatttcAGCGAAACGATGCTATGCTAATGGAAATTCTGCAGGATCGGAAAACAATTACCGGTTTCCTGGACTCCATTTTCGGCTTTCTGCGACGCAA CACCGATTTTTATCACACAAAACGCGATGAATCGGATAAAATAGGCTTTCCCAAAGGCGTGAGGGATCAGATTCTATATGGCGCAATGCAGCGCTACGATCCGGATTGCTTGCTCCAATCCCTGACCGCGGAAGGAGGTGCAGATTATGGGGAAACGGCTCCGCCTGCCGTCGAAGAAGTGGTTCTGGAAAGCGAAGATGTTCCTCAGGACGAGGAAATGAAACCCATAGAACGCCAGCCGCCACAAAAAGGGATAGAGCAGTCAAAGTTCTCCCCCAGCGACTACAAAAACGGAGATGTGTTCGAATCGCACTGCTGGTCACAAACCCTGAAGGAAGTGGAGGTGCAGGCTCTGCTTCCCAAGGATCATCAAACGGCGAAGAAGCTGCACATTTCTATTCAGGCCCAGCACATCAAAGTGAGCAGCAAGCATAGCCCAGAGACGGTCATCCTCAATGGAAACCTGAGCCAGCGGATTAAACACAACGAGGCGGTGTGGACAATTGACCAGAACCGATTGATCATAAGTTGTG ATAAAGCAAAGGAGCTCTGGTGGGAGCGGCTCTTCGAAGGTGATCCAGAAATCGATGCCAAGAAGATTGAATGCGAACGCTATATCAATGATTTGCCGGAGGAAACCCAGGCCACCATAGAAAAACTTAGGGTCCAGCAGTTGGCAGCAGACAAGCAACAAAACGAAATTCAGACATCAAGCCCCGACCCAGCTATAACCCTGGATCGCTTGAAAGCTGCCTGGGATGCCGAAGGTTCGCCGTTTAAAGGACAGCCCTTTGATCCTTCTATCGTTAGAATgacttaa